The Halobacillus ihumii genomic sequence CAAGATCTCACCTTCATTAATTTGCGGAGTATCCATATTTTCCACGGTAATTTTATTTTCCCCTTGAAATTTTGCTGCTCTCATTAGCATATCTCCCTTACATCATTCTATGGTGGTAATTTCCTTCATCATAACACAAATTTAGTTTGAAAATAATATTCATACTTTGTTTTTTTACAGGTCAAACCAGGTTAATGGTATGGTGATTAACTCTGGAAATAATACAAACAAATATAGTACGAGCAAAGTTATCGCGATCCATGGCAATGTGCTTTTCGTAATTTTTTCTATTGATAGTCCGGTAACACTTTGCGCTGCATATAGACAAACACCAATCGGCGGAGTTATTAAACCGAACGCAAGTAGAATGACCATATAAATCACAAAGAATACTGGATCAATACCAACAGCATTAACCGTTGGCATTAAAATCGGAACGAGAATAAAAATGGCCGCCGTAGCATCCATGAACATGCCAACAATGATTAAAAAGAAAAACAGCATCGACAAAATAAGTAGAGGGCTGTCACTTACACTACTTATATAGGAAGCTATTTTCGTCGGCAGTCCATCATACGTAAAGACCCAACTGGCCGCGCTTGCTGTTACTGCGACAAATAGAATCGTTCCGGTCATTTTTGCAGTTCTGAAAAACACACTTGGTAATTGTTTAAAGCTCATAATTCTATAAATGAACAAGGAAACAATCAGTGAATATAAAACAGCTATTGCTGCTGCCTCTGTCGGTGTAAAGAAACCGCCTACAATCCCCCCTAAAAGTACAACTGGTACTAATAGCGCAGGCAATGCTTTAACAAACGAACCAACCAATTGCCTGAAATTAAATGGAATATGCTCGCCATACTTGTACTTTTTCGAAAGGGTGTAATTGAAAATCATAAGAGCGATAGCTATGATTACCCCCGGAATTAAACCGCCAAGCAATGCCTGACCAACGGAAACACCAGCGACCGATGCCGCCACAACCATTAGGATACTGGGCGGAACAATCGATCCGAGCATGGAAGAGGCCAGTGTAACTGCGGTTGAATACCTTAAAGGATAGTTATTCCTCGTCATCTCATTAATACTCATTTTTCCGACACTGACGACATCAGCCACTGATGAACCGGACAATCCACCAAATATCAGACTTGCCAGTATGTTGACATGTCCGAGCCCACCGGTAATCCATCCTACAACATTCTTAGCGAAATTGAAGATTTTTTCCGTTATGCCGCCTTCGTCCATTAAAACACCGGCAAGTATAAATAACGGAACGGCAACCATAACAAAATTGTTCATTGAACTGTACATTGATTGGATGACTAGACTCATAGGCACATCTGTGAACAAAACAACAGAAAATACAGAAGCCACACCCAAAGAAACAGCTATTGGTATCCCGGAAAACAATAAAACAAAAAATAATATGATTAGAAATATAGACAAAGCTGTTACCCCCCTTTCTCAATGAGCTCCTTGTCGTATAACAATGATTGGATAACATTTAACACGCCGGTGAATGCGGTTAAAGGAATACTGAGTCCTATAATCCACATCGGCAACTGCAAAGCGGGGCTAGTCTCATTTGTCATCCACTGCTGTGACACTAATTCAATTCCGGAATATATCATAAATATAAAGAATCCGATGGATCCTATTGAATAAACCCATACAAACACGTTTTTGAAAAAGGAGGGCAGGTAATTTTGCAAAAGTGTCACTCTAGGAGATTCCGCCTTTCTAAATCCAATACTGACACCTAAAAAGATCAGCCAAATGAATAAAAATCTTGTTAGCTCTTCAGTCCAGGGAAGTGGAGCTCCAATTAGCCGGCTTGCGATTTGGAGAATGACTACAAAACATATACCTAATGTAGAAAGCCCTGCCAAAACATCAGTTAGCATATTTATAGATTTAAAAACCGATCGCAACATTGATTAAAAACCTCTTTTCCATAAGGAAAATAGCCCCCGAGATTAACATTACCCGATCTCTGTGTTGTATAAGGGGCTGTTTCTTATTTGGCTTTATTCATTCTTTCCGGCAAACTCCAGAACTGACTGGAAGAACTTATCATTTTCTACCAGCTCTTTAAAAGCAGGATAAGCATCTTTTGCAACCTGCACAAACGCTTTTTTCTGGTCCGCAGTTAATTCGTTTACTTTCATGCCTTTTTCTTTCAAATGATCAATAATAGAATTGAAGTTTTCTTCATCCTGCTCCAGTTTCCAGGTTTGTGTTTCCTGTGCTGCTTCTTTAAGAACCTTTTTCTGATCATCACTTAATTGGTCAAATTTCGCTTGATTCATTCCCAAAACCCATCCATCGGCCATATGATCTGAGATGGTCAAATACTCCTGAACTTCCGCGAATTTAGACGCCTTCACGACACTGACGGGATTTTCTTGGCCGTCAATCGTTCCCAACTGAAGAGCGTTATAAACTTCCGAGAAATCCATAGGTGTAGTCACAGCACCTGTTCGTTTAAAAAACTCTACCCATAAAGGGTTGTTTGGAACCCTGATCTTCAGCCCTTCAAGATCTTCAGGCTTTTCGATCGGTCGTACTGAGTTTGTAATTTGCCTGAAAGGACGATTCCATAACCCTATACCTTCAATTTTAAGTTTATCCAACTTTGATAACAATTCCTCGCCATGTTCTCCATTTAAAAATGAAACAAATTGCTCTTTATCATCAAACAAATACGGAATACTAATCGCATTGAATTCGGGAACAAAGTTTGCATAAAGGGACGTCGAAAGTGCTAGTAAGTCAATACTACCTGCCCCGAGCTGTTTAACGGCAGCGGAAGGATCTCCTCCATACAATGTTCCATTGGCATGCACTTGGATTTCAATAGAGCCGCCACTCTTTTCCCTTACCAATTCCGCAAAATGCTTTGCTGCTTGTGTAATCGATGAACTGTCAGGATCCGGAGTTGACAAATTTAATTTCACTTCTTCTGCACTTTCACCATTTGGAGCATTAGAAGACCCGGAGGTAGATTGACCTCCGCAAGCAGCCAATGAGAAAACCAGTAACAACGTCAAAATGAGCGATACGAACCTTTTTTGTTTCAACTTTAATTCCCCCTTCTAAATGTTAGCGCTTACTTTAAACAATAAATAAAATTGTGAAAATTAGCACCGTTTAAATAAACTTATCATACGATGGTTATTTCCTTCAACAATTTATTTAAAAAAAAGAAGAAAAATTTCATGTGATCTTTACATCTTTTTGTGGGAAGTTGATTTCCTCGTTATTTGAATATTTTCATAAAAGTATTCATAGTTAGCATTAGCAACTGCAGCAACGAGAATATCGATAATCGTCAACTGGGCAATCCTTGATGAAATGGCATCTGTCCGAAACATGGTTTCGTTTGACATGGTTTGCAAGTGGATATCTGATATTTTTGTCATTGGTGATTTTGATAAATTTGTGATACAGATGACAGTGGCGCCATTGTCTTTGGCCAGTTTTAATGCATGTAGAATATCGGTATTCGTTCCAGTATGAGAAATACCAACCACAACATCATTTTTATCAACTACACTGGCCGACATTGTTTGCAATGTAGCATCAGTATGAACAAGGCTTTTAACCCCGAGCTTCAACAGTTTGTGTTGAGCATCCATTGCAACAGATCCGGACCCGCCTGTACCATAAAACTCGATCTGATTAGCCCTAGAAATGGCATCTACGGATTTGGTCAGCATGTCGTCATTCAACACTTCGATGGAGTCATAGAGTGCTTGTATATTTGATTGAAATACTTTTTTCTTAATCATCATCACATCATCGTTAGGCTCAATGACTTCATGAATCTGTTTTTCGGGTGTGATAACATCTCTGGCGAGGTTGATTTTTAAATCCTGAAATCCTTTGTAACCCAGTCTTTTACACAACCTTACAACTGATGATTCACTTGTGTTGCTTCTTTCTGCAACTTCCGTAATAGAAAGGTGAATAATTTCTTCAGGATTTTCGTTAATAAATTCTACAACCTTTTTCTCCGCTCCTCTTAATTTTGAGAAGGCTCCTTCAGTTCTCGTTTTAAAGCTGGTTGGTTTGTGAACCTGTAAATCGCTCATTTATAATAGCCCCTTTCTTATATACACTTTATTCTATCAAGTCTTGAACTTGTGTTTCCACAGACGATGTACAATTAAAGCTGCGAAAGAACTTAAATTCATCGATACTACCTTATAATGTTCACCTATTACTTTTGAGTATGGTTCATCGCCTAGAAGAATTCCTGATATAAGTGTGCAATGCAAATCGGCTCTGTTCCCTTCGCCCCAATAAATGTTTCAAATTCTCCTCTGTCGGTTTTAACCATTTCCCTCTCCAAAGGATAATATTTACTCGGACAGTATCTCAAAATCAGATCACCAAGTTTACATTCTTTATACCTTTAGTTCACATTTTTGACTCAATTTTAACGTAATTTTATACTGTTTTAGTCGTTCCAAAGCTTAGTCCACAGTATATACTTTCTTGAAAATTCCTCCGTTTTAATACAATAGACAAAGTTTTAAATCAAATAATAAAACAATTGTTGTATTAAATCAACAAGAAGCCGGGGAACCCATTGAAACGGGGGATTTTTGGTAAACCCTAACCTATCTTGTAGTTTCATAGCTTCGCTTGTCATACGGGATCGTTGTCCCAACCAGCCTCAAACATGTTTCTGCAAGTAGGGGGACAGTATTCTGGACGGGATCAAGTCCCTCCGGCGCGAACGTCCTACCCAGGTTACCTCAAGAATAAAAACTATTTAAAATAAATCAACCAGAAATGTAAGATGACTGGCTGACTTATAAAACGAAGGGCACGTTTGTTATATAAAAGGGACATCCATTTTAGCCAGGACTAATAGGGTTTCCTCTTTTTCACGCAAAATAAGTATTAAAACGACGCAATTTAATTAATGAATTGATATTCTTAAGACATGTGGGTAAAAAAACTAGTAGATTATGATTGAAAAATATTCACATTTTCTTTAAAGAAAACTCTCAAACAAACGGGGCTTGATTTTTAGTCAATGATCAAAGTGAATTTACATTATGTTAAAATAGTCTAAAGGTTACTAAAACATTACATCTTTTGGAGAAATGTTATGTCTTTAACTAAAATGCTTAAAGGAAAAAGTGAAATTGAGATTGAGTTACAAACTATTTTAAGGAATATCATACCTACCAAAAAAGAGTTTTCTACATTTTCAGGAAATGAGGCATTTTCTTCTAAGAAGGGTATCGATGTCCCGTACATTCTGAATTATTCGTATCAGTCCTCAGTAGTTGGCACAGCTTTTGATTATATGGCTAGATTTATTGTCTCTCAAAATAATGACAGCAATAAAGAAGATGTATCTGTGGGGCTCACCGCAAGGCACGGATTAGAAATTCTCCAAAGGTACTGTGCTACAAAGACAAGTAAATCTTTAGAAGCTAAATTTAATAAAGGGTTAGTTTTGATTAATAAGTTTGTGAAACGGAGAAAAGCGAGTTTTGAAAAACTACTACCTTATGCTACATATATGGCAAGGCTAGAGCATATTTTTAGATCTGGAATGCCTCCAAAAGATATAGAAGGCAGTTTGTTAAGTGAGGAAGAAAATGAAATTATTGTTGATTTAAAACGATTATGTGAAGTGTTTATTGAAAGATTTATGATACCTCAAATAATTACACCAGAAAGTAGTGTTGTGTTTAATCCTCATTTTGGTATTGCGTCTCAAAGTTGCGGCGGAGCAGATGCTGATATTTATATAGATGGAACCTTATATGACTTTAAAACTTCAAAGTTAACAGGGTATAAATGGCAAGAAATATCTCAAATTTTCGGTTACTACTTTCTTAACTGCATAGCAGCTGATCTAAAAGATACTAGTGCAAAGCTGGATGGTTATGAAATTAAAAGATTAGCATTTTATAAAGCTAGATACGGGGAAATTGAATATATAGATATTTCATCAATGCAAACCAAAAAAATGGAAAGCGCAATAAAAGAGACCAATGAATTATTAAATATAAGAAAATTACCATCAAGATCCGAAAGGAATTATAAGATGAACAGGAAAGTAGTAAATAATATTTCTATGAG encodes the following:
- a CDS encoding TRAP transporter large permease encodes the protein MSIFLIILFFVLLFSGIPIAVSLGVASVFSVVLFTDVPMSLVIQSMYSSMNNFVMVAVPLFILAGVLMDEGGITEKIFNFAKNVVGWITGGLGHVNILASLIFGGLSGSSVADVVSVGKMSINEMTRNNYPLRYSTAVTLASSMLGSIVPPSILMVVAASVAGVSVGQALLGGLIPGVIIAIALMIFNYTLSKKYKYGEHIPFNFRQLVGSFVKALPALLVPVVLLGGIVGGFFTPTEAAAIAVLYSLIVSLFIYRIMSFKQLPSVFFRTAKMTGTILFVAVTASAASWVFTYDGLPTKIASYISSVSDSPLLILSMLFFFLIIVGMFMDATAAIFILVPILMPTVNAVGIDPVFFVIYMVILLAFGLITPPIGVCLYAAQSVTGLSIEKITKSTLPWIAITLLVLYLFVLFPELITIPLTWFDL
- a CDS encoding TRAP transporter small permease, which gives rise to MLRSVFKSINMLTDVLAGLSTLGICFVVILQIASRLIGAPLPWTEELTRFLFIWLIFLGVSIGFRKAESPRVTLLQNYLPSFFKNVFVWVYSIGSIGFFIFMIYSGIELVSQQWMTNETSPALQLPMWIIGLSIPLTAFTGVLNVIQSLLYDKELIEKGG
- a CDS encoding DctP family TRAP transporter solute-binding subunit — protein: MKQKRFVSLILTLLLVFSLAACGGQSTSGSSNAPNGESAEEVKLNLSTPDPDSSSITQAAKHFAELVREKSGGSIEIQVHANGTLYGGDPSAAVKQLGAGSIDLLALSTSLYANFVPEFNAISIPYLFDDKEQFVSFLNGEHGEELLSKLDKLKIEGIGLWNRPFRQITNSVRPIEKPEDLEGLKIRVPNNPLWVEFFKRTGAVTTPMDFSEVYNALQLGTIDGQENPVSVVKASKFAEVQEYLTISDHMADGWVLGMNQAKFDQLSDDQKKVLKEAAQETQTWKLEQDEENFNSIIDHLKEKGMKVNELTADQKKAFVQVAKDAYPAFKELVENDKFFQSVLEFAGKNE
- a CDS encoding MurR/RpiR family transcriptional regulator gives rise to the protein MSDLQVHKPTSFKTRTEGAFSKLRGAEKKVVEFINENPEEIIHLSITEVAERSNTSESSVVRLCKRLGYKGFQDLKINLARDVITPEKQIHEVIEPNDDVMMIKKKVFQSNIQALYDSIEVLNDDMLTKSVDAISRANQIEFYGTGGSGSVAMDAQHKLLKLGVKSLVHTDATLQTMSASVVDKNDVVVGISHTGTNTDILHALKLAKDNGATVICITNLSKSPMTKISDIHLQTMSNETMFRTDAISSRIAQLTIIDILVAAVANANYEYFYENIQITRKSTSHKKM